In Gigantopelta aegis isolate Gae_Host chromosome 14, Gae_host_genome, whole genome shotgun sequence, the following proteins share a genomic window:
- the LOC121388560 gene encoding uncharacterized protein LOC121388560, producing MSARQSLPSAPPPNRKPIANRNPAPPTATISPGPSEPLEVAENIKRQTPQPGVKKTHQEPHTPSKYAPDQGMPVRTAHKYVTITPRNAYEEHDRIETPHTLLNPLSDVPVQGSAVSKETRTIKDEIVLAGGEGRTFPSYNKRRNMPFPYSSRTDPLCHCHHDNRKLANGWSTVTANGSMDAHKYDKSGSDEYSRFETFMWLNRHNKVPGWNHAVAERDRYYVETPWSDRRYPGQEPHLSDTDIWTHRNFGKDRDWLDTPYYDGRYYVYDRRYLDYEVGPETREGFKRYYKSYQSDPGAVNTARWLRRHYETAPDYTDYEMWKAGQRARRRNLAKIQKERQRHWARRRGNVFRAPSPYDERDDLDTVIQPRVHVMPHEEYREPRRSDSMVTVDGSAVLKPRRKLLKDEWELELHRMRHKKEAKRYRKNAKLYREKELVPEWIDAIGTPPFRDFEHKSKLVTEHKYEPNEPLYEQQTYSRESEVSSVPHPAQTPRVLSRVGEYNTYVGNYDTFHKFDHYYNRRKDGAPLNKYGQNYKSRNMGLWHWN from the exons ATGAGTGCTAGACAGAGCTTACCATCTGCACCACCACCGAACAGAAAGCCGATAGCGAACCGAAACCCGGCCCCTCCAACAGCAACGATCAGCCCAGGACCCAGCGAACCGCTGGAAGTGGCCGAGAATATTAAACGACAAACCCCTCAGCCAGGTGTGAAGAAAACTCATCAGGAACCACACACTCCGTCGAAATATGCCCCAGATCAAGGCATGCCCGTGAGGACCGCTCATAAATACGTTACCATAACTCCGAGAAACGCTTACGAGGAACACGACCGCATTGAAACGCCACACACTTTGCTGAACCCGCTAAGTGACGTCCCTGTTCAAGGATCGGCGGTCAGTAAGGAAACGAGAACAATCAAAGACGAGATTGTCTTGGCTGGAGGGGAGGGACGGACTTTCCCGAGTTACAACAAACGGCGAAATATGCCGTTTCCCTACTCGTCGAGGACAGATCCCTTGTGTCATTGTCATCATGACAACCGGAAGTTGGCAAATGGGTGGAGCACCGTTACGGCTAACGGGTCGATGGATGCTCACAAATATGACAAGAGTGGGTCAGACGAATATTCCAGATTTGAGACATTTATGTGGCTGAATCGCCATAACAAAGTGCCTGGGTGGAACCACGCCGTGGCGGAGAGGGACAGGTATTACGTGGAGACGCCGTGGAGTGACAGACGTTACCCGGGACAGGAGCCGCATTTGTCCGACACGGACATATGGACGCACAGAAACTTCGGCAAAGATCGGGACTGGCTGGACACGCCTTATTACGACGGGCGATACTATGTGTACGATCGACGATACCTCGACTATGAGGTAGGCCCTGAAACGCGCGAGGGATTCAAACGATACTATAAATCGTATCAGTCAGACCCGGGGGCGGTGAATACTGCCCGCTGGCTCAGGCGACACTATGAGACGGCTCCAGATTACACGGATTACGAGATGTGGAAAGCCGGACAGAGAGCTCGGAGAAGAAACCTTGCCAAGATACAGAAGGAACGTCAGCGACACTGGGCACGACGCCGTGGTAACGTGTTCCGTGCACCGTCTCCCTACGACGAGCGAGACGACCTCGACACCGTCATCCAGCCACGGGTACACGTGATGCCGCACGAGGAGTACAGAGAACCGAGAAGGTCGGACAGTATGGTCACAGTAGATGGGTCTGCGGTGCTCAAACCGAGGAGGAAACTGCTCAAAGACGAATGGGAGTTGGAGCTGCATAGGATGAGGCACAAGAAGGAAGCTAAGCGGTACAGGAAAAACGCTAAGCTGTACAGGGAGAAGGAGCTGGTGCCCGAATGGATCGACGCCATCGGAACCCCTCCTTTTCGAGACTTCGAGCACAAGTCCAAGTTAGTCACGGAACACAAGTACGAGCCGAACGAACCTCTGTACGAGCAGCAGACGTATTCCCGCGAGTCCGAGGTATCGTCTGTTCCACACCCAGCGCAGACGCCAAGAGTTCTGTCGAGGGTGGGGGAATACAACACATATGTGGGGAACTACGATACGTTCCATAAATTCGACCACTACTACAATCGAAGGAAGGACGGGGCACCTCTCAACAAATATGGTCAGAATTATAAAAG TCGGAACATGGGGCTCTGGCACTGGAACTGA